One genomic segment of Culturomica massiliensis includes these proteins:
- the dnaA gene encoding chromosomal replication initiator protein DnaA: protein MEKDCKIIWSKCLKLIEEQLPPKTYKTWFEPIRPLRFKEGVLTIQVASSYVYECLEERFIDILRSSLKTVIGPNAKLEYSVVVENQPKKPLSVTMSSSPEKKPEANTIYLNNQISGGLKNPFERNVSRLQIDSQLNPAYTMESFVEGGCNRLAKSAGMAIGQNPGGTAFNPLLIYGGSGLGKTHLAQAIGLEVKQNFPEKIVLYVSTNLFQTQFTEAVRKNEINDFLHFYQLIDVLILDDIHELAGKTATQNTFFHIFNHLQQLGKQLILTCDKAPAELSGIEDRLLSRFKWGLSAEIKSPDFETRKEIVLYKAKKDGIEFSDDVIAYICKFVNNNVRELEGAMISLLAQATFNKKDLTVELVRDILGKMVRKQATEDLTVDKIQQVICTHFHIEPEALQAKTRKREVVQARQLAMYFCKNYTKASLSFIGNQIGKKDHATVLYACKAVTDLMETDRKFRIEVEEIQKKLYCSN from the coding sequence ATGGAAAAAGATTGTAAAATAATTTGGTCGAAATGTTTGAAGTTGATTGAGGAGCAGTTGCCGCCCAAAACATACAAGACATGGTTTGAGCCGATACGTCCTTTGAGGTTCAAGGAGGGGGTGTTGACGATACAGGTAGCGAGTAGCTATGTTTACGAATGCCTGGAAGAGCGTTTTATAGATATATTGCGCAGTTCTTTGAAGACAGTGATCGGTCCGAATGCCAAGTTGGAATATTCGGTTGTTGTTGAGAATCAGCCTAAAAAGCCGTTATCAGTTACCATGTCTTCATCGCCTGAGAAAAAACCGGAAGCGAATACCATTTATCTGAACAATCAGATTTCCGGCGGATTGAAAAATCCGTTCGAACGGAATGTGAGCCGTTTACAGATCGATTCTCAATTGAACCCGGCTTATACAATGGAAAGTTTTGTTGAAGGCGGCTGTAACCGTTTGGCGAAATCTGCCGGTATGGCTATCGGACAGAATCCGGGAGGAACCGCTTTTAATCCTTTGCTGATATACGGTGGTTCCGGATTGGGAAAAACCCATCTGGCACAAGCCATCGGACTGGAAGTAAAGCAAAATTTTCCGGAGAAGATCGTATTATATGTATCTACCAATCTTTTTCAGACACAGTTTACCGAAGCCGTACGAAAGAATGAAATCAACGATTTTCTGCATTTCTATCAATTGATAGATGTATTGATTTTGGACGATATTCACGAATTGGCAGGCAAGACGGCTACGCAGAACACTTTTTTCCATATATTCAACCATTTGCAGCAACTCGGAAAACAGTTGATACTGACTTGTGATAAGGCTCCGGCTGAGTTGAGCGGGATTGAAGACCGGTTGCTGTCCCGTTTTAAATGGGGGTTGTCCGCAGAAATCAAATCGCCGGATTTTGAAACCCGTAAAGAAATTGTATTGTACAAGGCAAAGAAAGATGGTATTGAATTTTCTGACGATGTGATTGCCTATATTTGTAAATTTGTAAATAACAATGTCCGGGAGCTCGAGGGAGCGATGATTTCTTTGCTGGCGCAGGCTACCTTTAATAAAAAGGATCTGACGGTTGAGCTGGTCAGGGATATTTTGGGTAAGATGGTTCGGAAACAGGCAACCGAGGATTTGACGGTCGATAAAATTCAGCAGGTGATATGTACTCATTTCCATATCGAGCCGGAAGCTTTGCAGGCGAAGACCCGGAAGCGGGAAGTGGTACAGGCGCGTCAGTTGGCAATGTATTTTTGTAAGAATTATACGAAAGCTTCTTTGTCGTTTATCGGAAATCAGATCGGCAAAAAGGATCATGCAACGGTATTGTATGCCTGTAAAGCTGTTACCGATCTGATGGAGACTGATAGAAAGTTCCGTATAGAAGTGGAAGAGATTCAGAAAAAATTGTATTGCAGCAATTGA
- the pruA gene encoding L-glutamate gamma-semialdehyde dehydrogenase, translating to MPKGVYKLPNMTNEPVKTYAPGSPERKALQEKLAEVKRQVVDLPMIIDGKEVRTGKLMDIRPPHEHKHLLGHYHQGDASHVQMAIDAALKAKPAWEKMHWESRAAIFLKAAELISGPYRQLMNAVTMLGQSKNAFQAEIDCVAELADFYRFNVKNMYEIYHMQPNSAPGIWNRTVWRPLEGFVFALTPFNFTSIAGNLPGAPVLMGNVCVWKPSKTAVYSAHLIMQILKEAGLPDGVINLVYCSGPAASEVILGSKDFAGIHFTGSTGVFNSVWSNIVKNIDKYRTYPRIVGETGGKDYIFADPTAPAKQVATAMVRGAFEYQGQKCSAASRAYIPANIWPEVRKYVEADLAKIKVGGVEDFTNFVNAVIDEDSFDKLAKAIDEAKASPDAEVIIGGKYDKSEGYFIYPTVIQAKKPDYATMLEELFGPVLTVYVYEPDKVAETLDILDNTSTYALTGAIFSQDRAAIEKMTERLTHTAGNFYINDKPTGAVVDQQPFGGGRASGTNDKAGSVLNMLRWVSPQTIKETFVPATDYMYPNFLED from the coding sequence ATGCCTAAAGGAGTATACAAATTACCAAACATGACGAACGAACCGGTAAAAACTTATGCACCCGGTTCTCCCGAGCGTAAAGCATTGCAGGAAAAACTGGCGGAAGTAAAACGCCAGGTAGTCGATTTACCGATGATTATTGACGGCAAAGAAGTACGTACCGGAAAATTAATGGATATTCGTCCGCCTCATGAACACAAACACCTGTTGGGACATTATCATCAGGGAGACGCCAGCCACGTACAAATGGCCATCGACGCTGCTTTGAAGGCTAAACCGGCTTGGGAAAAAATGCACTGGGAAAGCCGTGCGGCCATTTTCTTAAAAGCGGCAGAACTGATCAGCGGTCCTTACCGCCAGTTAATGAATGCCGTGACAATGCTCGGACAATCTAAAAATGCATTTCAGGCTGAAATCGATTGTGTTGCCGAACTGGCAGATTTCTATCGTTTCAACGTAAAAAATATGTACGAAATCTATCATATGCAACCGAACTCAGCCCCCGGTATATGGAATCGCACCGTATGGCGGCCGTTGGAAGGTTTTGTTTTTGCACTAACACCGTTCAACTTCACCTCTATTGCCGGTAATCTTCCGGGTGCTCCGGTTTTAATGGGTAACGTATGTGTTTGGAAACCGTCGAAAACTGCGGTTTATTCTGCACATCTGATCATGCAAATCTTAAAAGAAGCCGGATTACCCGACGGAGTTATCAATCTGGTATATTGCTCCGGCCCTGCTGCATCGGAAGTGATCCTTGGCAGTAAAGATTTTGCCGGAATCCATTTTACAGGCTCTACCGGAGTTTTCAACAGCGTATGGTCGAATATCGTTAAAAACATTGACAAATATCGTACTTATCCGCGTATTGTGGGTGAAACCGGAGGTAAGGACTATATCTTCGCCGACCCGACAGCACCGGCAAAACAAGTAGCCACAGCCATGGTCAGAGGGGCTTTCGAATACCAGGGACAGAAATGTTCGGCTGCTTCCCGTGCTTACATTCCTGCCAACATCTGGCCGGAAGTACGGAAATACGTTGAAGCCGATCTGGCTAAAATAAAAGTAGGCGGCGTGGAAGATTTTACCAATTTTGTCAATGCTGTAATCGATGAAGATTCGTTCGACAAGCTGGCTAAAGCCATTGACGAAGCGAAAGCTTCTCCGGACGCAGAGGTTATTATCGGCGGTAAATACGACAAATCGGAAGGTTATTTTATTTATCCGACCGTTATCCAGGCCAAGAAACCGGATTATGCAACCATGCTGGAAGAATTGTTCGGCCCCGTACTGACCGTTTATGTATACGAACCGGATAAAGTTGCGGAAACACTGGACATCCTGGATAATACCTCTACGTATGCCCTGACAGGAGCCATTTTCTCCCAGGACAGAGCAGCCATCGAAAAAATGACGGAAAGACTGACCCATACAGCGGGTAACTTTTATATCAACGACAAACCGACAGGAGCCGTCGTTGACCAGCAACCGTTCGGTGGCGGCCGTGCTTCCGGTACCAACGATAAAGCCGGTTCCGTATTGAACATGTTACGTTGGGTATCGCCGCAAACCATCAAGGAAACTTTTGTTCCCGCAACGGATTATATGTATCCGAACTTTTTAGAAGATTGA
- a CDS encoding N-acetylmuramoyl-L-alanine amidase family protein: MIIRYGAGWFLLVFLFFILSLSAVAQADLGKIRCVCIDAGHGGKDPGCVGSKSYEKNITLKVALEVGRLIKEKVPDVKVVYTRQKDVFVQLGDRSKFANDQKADLFISIHANAVKERSVRGIETYILGLHKTEANLKVAMRENSVIKYEDDYTVKYAGFDPSNAESYIIFSMMQSLYLGKSLEFAGLVQEELIKSTAKKDRSVQQAGYLVLKDVAMPAILVELGFLSNPEEEIFLNSSAGQRKMANSIVTAFIRYKAHVERNSAILSQAGTEDSEEVSVPDEEKNTVIPTDFFYAVQVASAGAKIKEPAKLCSSFSVCEIHTGDRYRYYVGAAQSFDDVKKSLGKVRKIVKDCFIIAVHKGKLIKIAEAREIEKKLK, from the coding sequence ATGATAATTCGATACGGGGCGGGTTGGTTTTTGTTGGTATTTTTGTTTTTTATCCTTTCATTAAGTGCTGTTGCTCAGGCTGATTTGGGCAAAATTCGTTGCGTTTGCATTGACGCAGGGCATGGCGGAAAAGATCCCGGTTGTGTCGGATCAAAGAGTTATGAAAAGAATATTACCCTGAAAGTGGCTTTGGAAGTGGGGCGGTTGATCAAGGAAAAAGTGCCTGATGTAAAAGTTGTATATACCCGGCAAAAAGATGTATTTGTCCAATTGGGAGACCGGAGTAAATTTGCTAACGACCAGAAAGCTGATCTTTTTATCTCCATTCATGCGAATGCCGTAAAAGAACGTTCGGTACGCGGAATTGAAACGTATATACTCGGTTTACACAAGACGGAGGCGAATTTGAAGGTGGCTATGCGTGAAAACTCGGTAATCAAATACGAGGACGATTATACGGTGAAATATGCCGGTTTTGATCCTTCCAATGCAGAGTCTTATATTATTTTTTCGATGATGCAGAGTCTGTATCTCGGCAAAAGTCTCGAGTTTGCCGGATTGGTACAGGAAGAATTGATCAAGAGTACAGCAAAGAAGGATCGCAGTGTGCAACAGGCAGGGTACTTGGTTTTGAAGGATGTAGCAATGCCGGCTATTTTGGTGGAATTGGGATTTTTGTCCAATCCGGAGGAAGAAATTTTTTTAAATTCGTCTGCCGGACAGCGTAAGATGGCCAATTCTATTGTGACGGCTTTTATTCGCTATAAGGCACATGTCGAAAGAAACAGCGCTATTTTGAGTCAGGCCGGAACCGAAGATTCAGAGGAGGTTTCTGTACCGGATGAAGAAAAGAATACGGTGATTCCGACCGATTTTTTCTATGCGGTGCAAGTCGCTTCGGCGGGTGCAAAAATCAAGGAACCGGCTAAGTTGTGTTCTTCTTTTTCTGTTTGTGAAATACATACCGGTGATCGCTACCGCTATTATGTCGGTGCGGCACAAAGTTTTGATGACGTGAAGAAAAGTTTGGGGAAAGTTCGTAAAATTGTAAAAGATTGCTTTATAATAGCCGTACATAAAGGAAAATTAATTAAGATTGCGGAGGCACGGGAAATAGAAAAGAAATTGAAATGA
- a CDS encoding MlaD family protein, which translates to MKIRKEVKLAITAIAAVVILIWGINFLKAKALFDRNNMFYGVYERVDGLKVSSSVVYRGYHVGQVNAIRFIGKRFDRVLVQFSIGKNLEIPANSIAAIQSTDLMGSKAINIIPGNALAYANSGDTLKTQIELGLIEQMNKQIQPLKLKAENILSSLDSVLTDIQEVFNSNTKGNIEKSLQSVRNTLSNVEHASAGLDQLITGQSSQIASILENVNSISANLRENNHNISRGIDNIVVISDSLRSVNLNQTVHRLNGILEQLDSITRKINRGKGTFGEMVNDDDLYYNLTAVSENLNKLLVDFRSDPKRFVNLSLFDFGGSGKQGKDNYGIAIYESEKPLPLTAELYLKYPDLKEIKRHGRFFYLIGSYATLKRAEKDLTIVNKAFKDAFIVKISQN; encoded by the coding sequence ATGAAAATAAGGAAGGAAGTGAAGTTGGCCATAACGGCTATTGCCGCAGTGGTTATCCTGATTTGGGGTATTAATTTTCTGAAAGCGAAAGCCTTGTTCGACCGGAACAATATGTTTTATGGGGTGTATGAACGGGTGGATGGACTGAAGGTATCCAGTAGTGTTGTATATAGAGGATATCACGTGGGACAGGTAAATGCCATCCGCTTTATCGGGAAACGTTTCGACCGGGTATTGGTGCAGTTTTCAATAGGAAAAAATCTGGAAATCCCGGCTAATTCGATAGCGGCTATACAGAGTACTGATTTGATGGGCTCGAAAGCTATCAATATTATACCGGGGAATGCTCTTGCTTATGCCAATAGCGGAGATACGTTGAAAACCCAAATAGAGTTGGGGTTGATAGAGCAAATGAATAAGCAGATACAACCCCTGAAACTGAAGGCTGAAAATATACTTTCTTCCCTCGATTCCGTATTGACCGATATACAGGAAGTATTTAACAGCAATACGAAAGGGAATATTGAAAAGAGTTTGCAGAGTGTACGGAATACATTGTCGAATGTAGAGCATGCTTCTGCTGGACTCGACCAGTTGATTACAGGGCAATCTTCGCAAATTGCCTCGATATTGGAAAATGTCAATAGCATATCAGCCAATTTGCGGGAAAATAACCATAATATCTCCCGGGGTATCGATAATATCGTCGTTATTTCCGACTCGTTGCGGAGTGTAAACCTGAACCAAACGGTACATCGTCTTAACGGTATATTGGAACAGCTCGATTCGATTACCCGGAAAATTAACCGGGGAAAAGGAACGTTCGGAGAGATGGTCAACGATGACGATCTGTATTATAATCTGACAGCCGTCAGTGAGAACCTGAATAAGTTACTGGTCGATTTCAGGTCTGATCCCAAACGGTTTGTTAATTTGTCCCTTTTTGATTTCGGCGGATCGGGAAAACAGGGGAAAGACAATTATGGAATTGCCATTTATGAATCGGAGAAGCCGCTTCCGCTGACAGCCGAGTTGTATCTGAAATATCCTGATTTAAAGGAAATTAAACGTCACGGGCGTTTCTTTTATTTGATTGGAAGCTATGCTACTTTGAAGCGGGCAGAGAAGGATTTGACTATTGTTAATAAAGCTTTCAAAGATGCATTTATTGTTAAAATATCACAAAACTAA
- a CDS encoding putative LPS assembly protein LptD, which translates to MTTFSFSILSAQEKADSLHLLRPLSLPPADTLVVVSDTIRVDTVSGDSVKPDKPLFKDIISYDAEDSIRFSIEQKKVYLYGNANVKYLKTELNAQFIELDMDKKQAFASGMPDTSGTLIGTPKFKDGGQEFESKELKYNFETGKGFVKEIITQEGDGYVQGKLTKRMSDSIYCVKDGWYTTCDQHDHPHFYIHMRRAKMIKDKKVISGLANLVIEDVPLPLAIPFGFFPITKKGTSGIIMPTYGDERMRGFNLRNGGYYFAISDYIDLSLTGDIYTNGSWGLNVISNYRKKYKYSGNLNFTMSRNHTSEKGMPDYTQSSDWSIRWTHSQDAKANPYSTFSASVDMSSANNNYYNSTNINDIANQRKQSSISWSKKWPEKPFSLTAAFNHNQNSRDSSISLTFPNVNFRVSQFYPFRKKGKSSNLKWYDNIATSYTAELRNSIQTKEDLLFKSSLAKDWQNGFKHSIPLSTTINLIKDVSLTPNFSYNGVLYLHAIEKTWVSDTSYAAGGYVKKDTTYGLHYAHNYSGSLSLAYNPTIYGMFMFKPNSKIHAIRHVIRPSISVSYSPKMGVKKSKYHKVYLDQNNQAQEYSIFEDGIYGTPTGTLESSGTINLSLDNNVEMKVRNDQDTTGEDEFKKIKLLESFRIATSYDMFRDSLNWSDIRLSARTKLFNNRINLDVSATLDPYAVNVNGTKINRYNGGLGRLKSVTASTGIQFSSDNGKNKEEKNDLVGGFYDRYTDFDVPWSFNIDYTLNYSKSWTKNSAEGATKALSSSTLSQMLRINGDFSLTPKMKIGFSTGYDFGNHEVTATSFNITRDLHCWDMTFSCIPFGTHQSYNFQINVRSSLLKDLKLTKKESWYDTGNFYNR; encoded by the coding sequence ATGACAACATTTTCTTTCTCAATACTTTCTGCACAAGAGAAAGCCGACTCCTTACACCTTCTACGACCTCTTTCCCTACCCCCTGCCGACACCTTAGTCGTCGTAAGCGACACGATACGGGTCGATACGGTCAGCGGAGATTCGGTCAAACCCGACAAACCTCTTTTTAAAGATATCATCTCTTACGATGCCGAAGATTCCATCCGTTTTTCTATCGAGCAAAAAAAAGTATATCTGTACGGAAATGCAAACGTCAAGTATTTAAAAACCGAACTAAACGCCCAATTCATTGAATTGGACATGGATAAGAAACAGGCTTTCGCATCCGGGATGCCGGATACGTCAGGTACGTTGATCGGTACTCCGAAATTTAAAGACGGAGGTCAGGAGTTCGAATCCAAAGAATTGAAATACAATTTCGAAACGGGAAAAGGATTTGTCAAGGAAATCATTACCCAGGAAGGCGACGGCTATGTACAGGGCAAATTGACCAAACGAATGTCCGACTCGATTTATTGTGTGAAAGACGGTTGGTATACAACTTGTGACCAGCACGATCATCCGCATTTCTATATTCATATGCGACGGGCCAAAATGATAAAGGATAAAAAAGTGATCTCCGGTCTGGCAAACCTGGTTATCGAAGATGTTCCTCTTCCGCTCGCTATCCCGTTCGGCTTCTTTCCCATTACCAAAAAAGGGACCTCGGGTATTATCATGCCCACCTATGGAGATGAACGGATGCGTGGTTTTAATCTTAGAAACGGCGGATATTATTTTGCGATCAGCGATTACATTGACCTGTCTTTGACCGGAGATATATATACCAACGGCTCGTGGGGACTGAACGTAATATCCAATTACCGTAAAAAATACAAATACAGCGGTAATCTCAATTTTACGATGAGCCGCAACCATACCAGCGAAAAAGGTATGCCGGACTATACCCAATCCAGCGACTGGTCGATCCGGTGGACCCATTCGCAAGATGCTAAAGCCAATCCGTACAGCACGTTTTCTGCATCGGTAGATATGTCTTCAGCCAACAACAACTATTACAACTCCACTAATATCAATGATATTGCCAACCAGCGTAAACAGTCGAGTATATCCTGGAGTAAAAAATGGCCGGAAAAACCGTTCAGCCTTACGGCAGCGTTCAATCACAACCAAAATAGCCGCGACTCTTCGATTTCATTGACCTTTCCGAACGTCAATTTCCGGGTCAGCCAGTTTTACCCGTTCCGGAAAAAAGGAAAATCGAGTAATCTGAAATGGTACGATAACATTGCCACCTCTTATACGGCGGAATTACGAAACAGCATACAAACAAAAGAAGATCTGCTGTTTAAATCATCCCTGGCAAAAGACTGGCAAAACGGTTTCAAGCATTCGATACCGTTGAGTACGACCATCAACCTGATCAAAGACGTATCCTTGACCCCGAATTTTTCTTATAACGGTGTATTATACCTGCATGCCATCGAAAAAACCTGGGTAAGCGATACCTCTTATGCAGCCGGAGGCTATGTAAAAAAGGATACGACCTATGGGTTACATTATGCCCACAATTACAGCGGATCGTTATCACTGGCTTATAACCCGACGATCTACGGTATGTTTATGTTTAAACCGAACAGCAAGATACATGCTATCCGCCACGTAATCCGCCCGAGTATATCCGTTTCCTATTCTCCGAAAATGGGCGTAAAAAAAAGCAAATATCATAAGGTATATCTGGACCAGAATAATCAGGCACAGGAATATTCCATATTTGAAGACGGTATATACGGTACCCCCACCGGTACGCTGGAATCTTCCGGTACAATCAACTTAAGCCTGGACAACAATGTGGAAATGAAGGTCAGAAACGACCAGGATACGACCGGCGAAGACGAATTTAAAAAGATAAAGCTACTGGAAAGTTTCCGTATCGCCACCAGTTACGACATGTTCAGGGATTCCCTGAACTGGAGTGATATCAGATTGAGTGCCCGCACCAAGCTGTTCAACAACCGAATCAACCTGGACGTAAGCGCAACTCTGGATCCCTATGCCGTCAACGTCAACGGAACGAAAATCAACCGCTATAACGGTGGACTCGGACGTCTCAAAAGCGTCACGGCTTCTACCGGCATACAGTTCTCTTCTGACAACGGCAAAAACAAAGAAGAGAAAAACGACCTGGTAGGTGGATTTTATGACCGGTACACCGATTTCGACGTACCCTGGTCGTTCAATATCGATTACACACTGAACTATTCGAAAAGTTGGACTAAAAACTCGGCAGAAGGTGCCACAAAAGCCCTTTCGAGCAGCACCCTTTCACAAATGTTACGTATCAACGGTGATTTTTCGCTGACTCCAAAAATGAAAATCGGTTTCTCTACGGGATACGATTTCGGTAACCACGAAGTGACAGCTACCAGTTTCAATATCACCCGCGACCTGCATTGCTGGGATATGACATTTTCCTGTATCCCGTTCGGTACACACCAGTCATACAACTTCCAAATCAACGTACGCTCAAGCTTATTGAAAGACCTCAAACTAACGAAAAAAGAATCCTGGTACGATACCGGCAATTTCTATAACAGATAA
- the rlmB gene encoding 23S rRNA (guanosine(2251)-2'-O)-methyltransferase RlmB — protein sequence MAKYKQEYIFGIRAVMEAIQQGKEIDKVMLKQGTRGELFQSLFALIRENNIPFQYVPDEVFKPVADRNHQGVLAEVSPVAYQDLNEVLDAVEARGEVPFILILDRITDVRNFGAIARSAACAGVHAIVIPNKNSAKISSDAIKTSAGALYHIPVCRILNLKKLVRELKFDRKIYVYAATEKATELYTGADMTLPLAIVMGAEDKGIDEGILNIVNQQIKIPLKGEIESLNVSAAAAVMLFEVVRQRG from the coding sequence ATGGCGAAGTACAAACAAGAGTATATTTTCGGAATCCGGGCTGTTATGGAAGCGATACAGCAGGGGAAAGAAATCGATAAAGTGATGTTGAAGCAAGGTACGCGCGGCGAATTGTTCCAGTCGTTGTTTGCTTTGATCCGGGAAAATAACATTCCTTTCCAATATGTACCGGATGAAGTGTTTAAACCGGTTGCCGACCGCAATCATCAGGGGGTGTTGGCAGAGGTTTCCCCTGTGGCTTATCAGGATCTTAATGAGGTATTGGATGCTGTAGAAGCGAGAGGGGAAGTACCGTTTATATTGATTCTCGACCGGATTACCGATGTACGCAATTTCGGGGCAATAGCCAGAAGTGCGGCTTGTGCAGGAGTACATGCGATCGTCATTCCGAATAAAAATTCGGCTAAAATTTCCTCGGATGCCATAAAGACGTCTGCCGGAGCATTGTATCATATACCTGTCTGCCGGATCCTCAATTTGAAAAAATTAGTGCGGGAATTAAAATTCGACCGGAAGATTTATGTGTATGCGGCTACGGAAAAAGCAACCGAGTTGTATACCGGAGCTGATATGACCCTGCCGCTGGCGATTGTTATGGGAGCAGAAGATAAAGGTATTGACGAAGGTATATTAAATATCGTGAATCAGCAGATTAAGATTCCGTTGAAAGGAGAGATTGAATCGCTGAATGTGTCGGCCGCTGCCGCGGTAATGTTGTTTGAAGTGGTCCGTCAGCGCGGATAA
- a CDS encoding ABC-F family ATP-binding cassette domain-containing protein, with protein MISVNNVSVVFGGFYLLDSVSFLINKKDRIGLTGRNGAGKSTMLKMLAGLQQPSEGNISMASDLRLGYLPQSMLYKDGNTVRKEAEKAFSDLLALREEVDRLNAELAERTDYESEAYMHLIDRINDKTEQLTLRGEGNVNGEVELVLKGLGFTNEDMERKCEEFSGGWRMRIELAKILLEKPDIFLLDEPTNHLDIESISWLESFLQSYPGAVVLVSHDRAFLDNVTSRTIEISLGKVYDYKVSYSKYTELRKERVEQQLRAYQNQQNQIRDMEDFIERFRYKATKAVQVQSRIKQLEKIDRIEVEQEDTARIRIRFQPAVRSGEIVISGRGLHKSYGEKLVIKEVDVDILRGEKVAFVGKNGEGKSTLVKMIMNEIPYDGLLKVGHNVNIGYFAQNQADLLDTRLTVLDTVDRVAVGEIRKKIRDILGAFLFSGEDVDKKVEVLSGGERTRLAMVRLLLEPYNVLILDEPTNHLDMRTKDILKEALRNFEGTVIVVSHDRDFLSGLADKVYEFANHGVKEYLGGVTDFLAAKKIACFSEYERWKSGKGKGEAGITEETVSENKVSFEERKQWNREIRKAEQRIGKVEQEIAALEKKQEEMERRMATGEIEDRLYKEYDEVKKRQEECLTEWEAAHEALEELKEKY; from the coding sequence ATGATTTCGGTAAATAATGTGAGCGTTGTTTTCGGGGGTTTTTACCTGTTGGATTCGGTTTCTTTTCTGATCAATAAGAAAGACCGTATTGGTTTGACGGGGCGTAACGGGGCAGGTAAATCGACGATGTTGAAGATGCTGGCCGGATTACAACAGCCTTCTGAAGGTAATATTTCGATGGCTTCAGACCTTCGTTTGGGCTATTTGCCGCAAAGCATGTTATACAAGGATGGAAATACGGTACGGAAGGAAGCAGAAAAGGCTTTTTCCGATTTGCTGGCCTTGCGGGAAGAGGTTGACCGGCTGAATGCGGAATTGGCAGAGCGTACCGATTATGAATCAGAGGCCTATATGCATTTGATTGACCGGATCAACGATAAAACGGAACAACTGACGTTGCGGGGAGAAGGAAATGTGAATGGAGAAGTAGAGCTGGTGCTGAAAGGACTTGGATTTACCAATGAAGATATGGAACGTAAATGTGAGGAGTTTAGCGGCGGATGGCGTATGCGTATCGAACTGGCAAAGATTTTATTGGAAAAGCCCGACATTTTTTTACTCGATGAACCGACCAATCACCTGGATATTGAATCAATCTCCTGGCTGGAATCTTTTTTGCAGAGCTATCCGGGAGCAGTCGTATTGGTTTCCCACGACCGGGCATTCCTGGATAATGTTACTTCCAGGACCATTGAAATTTCATTGGGAAAAGTATACGACTATAAAGTATCGTATTCCAAATATACGGAGTTGCGTAAAGAGCGGGTAGAACAACAATTACGGGCCTATCAGAATCAACAGAACCAAATCCGGGATATGGAAGATTTTATCGAGCGTTTCCGGTATAAGGCGACGAAAGCCGTACAAGTACAATCCCGTATTAAGCAATTGGAGAAAATCGATCGGATAGAAGTCGAGCAGGAGGATACGGCTCGTATCAGGATCCGTTTTCAGCCGGCGGTACGTTCCGGTGAGATTGTTATCAGTGGGCGGGGATTGCATAAATCCTATGGTGAAAAACTGGTGATAAAAGAGGTGGATGTTGATATATTGCGGGGAGAAAAAGTGGCTTTTGTCGGGAAAAACGGTGAAGGTAAATCTACTTTGGTTAAGATGATCATGAACGAAATTCCTTATGACGGGCTTTTAAAAGTCGGTCATAATGTGAATATCGGCTATTTTGCACAAAATCAGGCTGATTTACTGGATACCCGGCTGACTGTACTGGATACGGTGGATCGGGTGGCTGTCGGAGAGATTCGCAAGAAAATACGGGATATTCTCGGCGCTTTTTTGTTTTCCGGAGAAGATGTCGATAAAAAGGTAGAAGTTTTGTCCGGAGGGGAGCGCACCCGTTTGGCAATGGTACGTTTATTGCTTGAGCCTTATAATGTACTGATACTCGATGAGCCGACGAACCATTTGGATATGCGGACGAAGGATATATTGAAAGAAGCATTGCGTAATTTCGAAGGAACGGTGATTGTCGTTTCCCACGACCGGGATTTCCTGTCCGGTTTGGCCGATAAAGTGTATGAATTTGCCAATCATGGCGTAAAAGAATATCTGGGAGGAGTGACGGATTTTCTGGCAGCTAAAAAAATAGCTTGTTTCAGCGAATACGAACGCTGGAAATCCGGAAAGGGGAAGGGTGAGGCTGGAATTACAGAAGAAACGGTTTCAGAGAATAAAGTGTCGTTTGAAGAACGGAAGCAGTGGAACCGGGAAATCAGGAAAGCCGAACAGCGGATCGGGAAGGTGGAGCAGGAAATCGCCGCTCTGGAAAAAAAGCAGGAGGAGATGGAAAGACGTATGGCTACGGGAGAAATTGAGGACCGGCTTTATAAAGAGTATGACGAAGTAAAAAAACGTCAGGAAGAGTGTTTGACGGAGTGGGAAGCGGCACATGAAGCTTTGGAGGAGTTGAAAGAAAAATATTGA